One genomic region from Deltaproteobacteria bacterium encodes:
- a CDS encoding cation:proton antiporter → MEILLLNDIVIIFGLSIAILFICHRLRVPAIVGFLFTGILTGPYGLGLVKAVHEVEILAEVGVVLLLFTIGIEFSLERLLQIKKSVLMGGSIQVLLTLFVTFVIARRLGQSVGESIFMGFLIALSSTAIVLKLMQERAEVDSPHGRTTLGILIFQDIIIVPMILVTPLLAGATGDSGETVLVLIAKVIGIIGLVIVSAKWIVPQVLYQIARTRSQELFLLSVVLICLAAAWITSSAGLSLPLGAFLAGLIISESEYSHHALGNILPFRDVFTSFFFVSIGMLLDIGFLFRQPGTIALIALGVLVLKPIIAGLATVLLGFPLRTSILVGLALGQVGEFSFILSKTGVQYGLLDLNIYQMFLAFSVLSMALTPFIITLAPRLADIIPRLPLPERLISGFYAVSEIKVEDRKHHLIIIGFGVNGRHVAQAARGAGIPYAIIEMNPETVRSEQARGEPIYYGDSTQEAVLQHANIKDARIVVAAINDPAATRRITEVIRRLNPKTHLIVRTRYLQEMKPLYELGADEVIPEEFETSVEIFTRVLAKYFIPRDEIQRLVTEVRSDGYEIFRNLSKTSASFCDLKLELPDVDISTFRILQGSALIGKTLAQIELRRRYGVSVVAIRRDAQILSNPGAHTLLQPNDELFVLGPPEKIAKVTGLLHNPEEREVS, encoded by the coding sequence ATGGAAATACTGCTCCTAAATGACATTGTCATCATATTTGGGCTGTCCATTGCTATCCTCTTCATATGCCATCGACTTCGAGTGCCGGCGATTGTGGGATTTCTCTTTACCGGGATACTGACCGGGCCTTACGGACTTGGACTGGTAAAAGCAGTTCATGAAGTTGAAATTTTAGCTGAAGTCGGCGTTGTGTTATTGCTTTTTACTATCGGCATCGAGTTCTCACTTGAAAGGCTGCTGCAAATCAAGAAATCAGTCCTGATGGGAGGCTCGATTCAGGTCTTGCTAACACTTTTTGTTACTTTTGTTATAGCAAGGCGACTGGGGCAATCCGTTGGTGAATCGATCTTTATGGGATTTCTTATAGCCCTCAGCAGCACGGCCATTGTGCTCAAACTAATGCAGGAAAGAGCTGAAGTTGATAGCCCCCATGGACGTACAACTCTTGGCATCTTGATCTTCCAGGATATCATTATTGTTCCAATGATATTGGTTACGCCTCTGCTTGCCGGAGCAACAGGGGATTCGGGCGAAACCGTCCTCGTTCTTATTGCCAAAGTAATCGGAATCATCGGGTTGGTGATCGTCAGCGCCAAATGGATTGTACCACAGGTATTGTATCAAATCGCCCGGACGCGAAGCCAGGAGCTTTTCTTGTTGAGCGTAGTTCTAATATGCCTCGCAGCGGCGTGGATAACTTCCAGTGCGGGCCTTTCCCTTCCCCTGGGCGCTTTTTTGGCAGGATTGATCATTTCCGAATCTGAATACAGTCATCACGCACTCGGGAACATCCTACCCTTTCGGGATGTCTTTACAAGCTTCTTTTTTGTTTCCATTGGTATGCTGCTGGATATAGGTTTCCTTTTCCGGCAACCGGGAACCATTGCACTGATCGCTTTGGGCGTTTTGGTTTTAAAACCCATCATTGCCGGTCTTGCAACGGTTTTACTAGGATTCCCGCTTCGCACCTCAATTTTGGTTGGCCTTGCGCTCGGTCAGGTCGGTGAATTTTCGTTCATTTTATCCAAGACCGGTGTTCAATATGGTTTACTTGACCTAAATATTTATCAGATGTTTCTGGCTTTCTCTGTGCTTAGCATGGCGCTGACACCATTCATTATAACCCTGGCGCCCCGCCTAGCAGATATTATCCCACGGTTGCCGCTGCCGGAAAGGCTAATATCGGGCTTTTATGCTGTTTCGGAGATAAAAGTTGAAGACAGAAAACACCACCTTATTATCATCGGCTTCGGAGTGAACGGTAGGCACGTGGCACAGGCCGCCAGGGGAGCTGGTATTCCTTACGCAATCATTGAAATGAACCCCGAAACAGTAAGGAGCGAACAAGCAAGGGGTGAGCCAATTTATTATGGCGATTCAACCCAGGAGGCAGTACTTCAGCACGCAAACATCAAAGATGCGAGAATTGTTGTAGCTGCAATTAACGATCCCGCAGCAACCCGTAGAATTACCGAAGTCATTCGGAGACTTAATCCGAAAACTCACTTGATCGTACGAACCCGTTATCTCCAAGAAATGAAGCCCCTGTATGAATTAGGGGCTGACGAGGTCATCCCAGAAGAATTTGAGACATCAGTGGAAATCTTTACCCGGGTTTTGGCCAAATATTTCATACCCAGAGATGAAATCCAAAGGCTGGTCACTGAAGTGCGATCAGATGGTTACGAGATATTTCGAAACCTTTCCAAGACGTCGGCATCTTTTTGTGATTTGAAACTTGAGCTTCCCGATGTCGATATCAGTACGTTTCGGATCTTGCAAGGATCAGCGTTAATTGGGAAAACCCTTGCCCAGATCGAGTTAAGAAGGCGTTACGGAGTTTCCGTAGTGGCAATACGACGAGATGCGCAGATACTGTCCAACCCGGGTGCGCACACGCTGCTTCAGCCCAACGATGAGCTTTTTGTCCTTGGACCACCGGAAAAGATTGCCAAGGTGACGGGTTTATTGCATAACCCAGAAGAAAGAGAGGTGAGCTGA
- a CDS encoding tetratricopeptide repeat protein, translating to MENIELQIINFTALSVEILDDVPTSTPYSYFSLWPCEINYLKTYSKRLPGFVLLFWLVFFALVPRFVHGQTSVVITADEQFRFAEAYFTTREYYRAISEYERFIHFFPQDPRVELTMYKVGLSYVKGERFKQAIDAFDSLIEKYRDTEFAVKSYFKAAECYVKLKQYDAAFVVLDRLLMITQDPDVKDELHYRRGWIYLEMDQWEKAEASFDSISPENKNAYRLQDLSEKINKKKFVKTKNPHAAGWLAVIPGAGHLYCERYRDAFIAFLLNGAMILAAYEAFDHENEALGGLITFFEIGLYSGNIYSAVSSAHKYNRKQKRDFFRYLKEHSTLEASVMRPDEGQAVALLYKITF from the coding sequence TTGGAAAATATAGAACTTCAGATAATCAATTTCACTGCGTTATCGGTCGAAATCCTCGACGACGTACCCACCAGTACGCCTTACTCGTATTTCTCCCTCTGGCCTTGTGAAATTAACTATCTGAAAACCTATAGCAAACGCTTGCCGGGTTTTGTGCTGCTGTTCTGGCTTGTTTTCTTCGCCCTTGTCCCTCGATTTGTCCATGGCCAGACATCCGTAGTCATAACAGCCGATGAGCAGTTCCGGTTTGCTGAAGCCTATTTCACAACAAGGGAATATTACAGGGCAATCAGCGAATATGAGCGTTTCATTCACTTTTTCCCTCAAGACCCGCGTGTGGAATTGACCATGTACAAAGTGGGGCTTTCCTATGTCAAGGGAGAGCGTTTCAAACAGGCGATCGACGCCTTTGATTCTTTGATTGAAAAATACCGTGATACAGAGTTTGCCGTAAAATCCTATTTCAAGGCGGCCGAGTGCTACGTGAAGCTGAAGCAATATGACGCGGCTTTCGTTGTATTGGACAGGCTCCTGATGATTACCCAGGACCCTGATGTGAAGGATGAGTTACACTACAGGCGGGGATGGATCTACCTTGAGATGGACCAATGGGAAAAGGCCGAGGCCTCCTTTGATAGCATCAGTCCGGAGAACAAAAATGCCTACCGTCTCCAGGATCTGTCCGAAAAAATCAATAAAAAAAAATTCGTGAAAACTAAAAATCCACATGCTGCAGGCTGGCTTGCTGTGATTCCCGGCGCCGGGCACCTCTATTGCGAAAGGTACAGAGACGCTTTCATCGCTTTCTTGCTAAACGGCGCCATGATACTTGCCGCCTATGAGGCATTTGATCACGAAAATGAGGCCCTCGGGGGCCTGATAACCTTTTTTGAGATTGGACTCTATTCCGGCAATATCTATAGCGCTGTTAGCAGTGCTCACAAATACAACCGCAAACAGAAGCGCGATTTCTTTCGCTATTTGAAGGAACATTCAACCTTGGAGGCTTCGGTGATGAGGCCGGATGAAGGCCAGGCCGTGGCGTTGTTATACAAAATTACCTTCTGA